A region of Beijerinckia sp. 28-YEA-48 DNA encodes the following proteins:
- a CDS encoding acetoacetate decarboxylase, with product MKASDIKKNAYSMPLTSPAFPKGPYRFFNREFLIIAYRTDPQRLRAVIPEPLEMADPIVKFEFIRMPDSTGFGSYTESGQVIPVRFHGKPGNYTHAMYLNDGPPIFGGRELWGFPKKYAQPTLAVHRDTLVGTLDYGPVRIATGTMGYKHTTADIEDVRKSLLVPNYLLKIIPHVDATPRICELVTFDLVDVAVKGAWHGPAALELFAHALAPVSELPVLEVLSATHLVADLTLGLGKVVHDYLA from the coding sequence ATGAAAGCCAGCGACATCAAGAAAAACGCCTATTCCATGCCCCTGACGAGCCCGGCTTTCCCCAAAGGCCCCTACCGGTTCTTCAACCGCGAATTCCTCATTATCGCCTACCGAACCGATCCGCAGCGGCTGCGGGCCGTGATTCCGGAGCCGCTCGAAATGGCCGACCCGATCGTCAAGTTCGAGTTCATCCGCATGCCCGATTCGACCGGCTTCGGCAGCTACACCGAATCCGGCCAGGTCATTCCCGTGCGCTTCCACGGCAAGCCGGGAAACTACACCCACGCCATGTATCTCAATGACGGGCCGCCGATTTTCGGTGGCCGCGAACTCTGGGGCTTTCCCAAGAAATACGCCCAGCCCACCCTCGCCGTGCATCGCGACACCCTCGTCGGCACCCTCGATTACGGCCCGGTGCGGATCGCCACCGGCACGATGGGCTACAAACACACCACCGCCGACATAGAAGACGTGCGCAAATCACTGCTCGTGCCCAATTACCTCCTCAAGATCATCCCCCATGTCGATGCCACGCCACGCATCTGCGAGCTGGTGACCTTCGATCTCGTCGATGTGGCGGTGAAAGGCGCCTGGCATGGACCTGCCGCGCTCGAACTCTTCGCCCATGCCCTGGCGCCGGTCTCGGAACTGCCGGTGCTGGAAGTGCTGTCAGCCACCCATCTTGTCGCCGACCTCACCCTGGGTCTGGGCAAAGTGGTGCATGACTATCTGGCGTGA
- the aat gene encoding leucyl/phenylalanyl-tRNA--protein transferase — translation MSEAGQIFEITPQLLLRAYSVGMFPMAESADDPSIFWVDPEQRGIFPLDGLAISRSLAKAVRSDRFEIHIDRDFDAVIDGCSGAGMGLSRPSTWINTRIRKLYRDLFDQGHVHTVEAYNAGELVGGLYGVAIGGAFFGESMFHRETDASKVALVHLVARLNKGGFELLDTQFVTPHLITLGAVEIPRAEYHARLDEAIGRPAQFHCWPKGEVMYGREVLAVLGR, via the coding sequence ATGAGCGAAGCCGGACAGATTTTCGAAATCACACCGCAGCTTTTGCTGCGCGCCTATTCGGTCGGCATGTTCCCCATGGCCGAGAGCGCCGACGATCCGTCGATTTTCTGGGTCGACCCGGAACAGCGCGGCATCTTTCCGCTCGACGGACTGGCGATTTCACGCTCGCTCGCCAAGGCGGTGCGCTCGGATCGTTTTGAAATTCACATCGACCGCGACTTCGACGCGGTGATCGACGGATGTTCCGGCGCCGGCATGGGCCTCTCCCGACCGAGCACCTGGATCAACACCCGCATCCGCAAACTCTACCGCGATCTCTTCGACCAAGGTCATGTGCACACCGTCGAGGCCTACAACGCCGGCGAACTTGTCGGCGGCCTTTATGGCGTCGCCATCGGTGGCGCCTTCTTCGGCGAAAGCATGTTTCACCGCGAGACCGATGCTTCGAAAGTGGCGCTGGTGCATCTGGTGGCGCGGCTCAACAAAGGCGGCTTCGAACTGCTCGACACGCAATTCGTCACGCCGCATCTGATCACGCTCGGCGCTGTCGAAATTCCGCGCGCCGAGTATCACGCCCGTCTCGACGAAGCGATTGGACGCCCGGCGCAATTCCATTGCTGGCCGAAGGGCGAAGTGATGTACGGCCGAGAAGTGTTGGCGGTGCTAGGGCGCTAG
- a CDS encoding class I SAM-dependent methyltransferase, with protein sequence MANVSSSIHQTAAGGYAVGADFYTKGRPEYPSEVSDWLRDGLGLQPGRVVVDLGAGSGKFSGYLVRTGASVIAVEPVPQMLEKLTQAWPDVISHLGMADAIPLPDGSVDAVVCAQAFHWFAHAGALKEICRVLKPGGRLGLIWNMRDTSVGWVKQLNAIVDRYEGNTPRYANGDWKQAFPFAGFGPMQTVHFRYGHTGAPEDVIVNRVRSTSFIAALPKDEEAKVVAEVRALIEATPELKGQGTVTTPYVTDAYSMIKVAG encoded by the coding sequence ATGGCAAACGTCTCGTCTTCAATCCATCAGACAGCGGCCGGCGGCTATGCCGTGGGCGCCGATTTCTACACGAAGGGACGGCCGGAATATCCAAGCGAAGTGTCGGACTGGTTGCGTGACGGTCTTGGCTTGCAGCCTGGGCGGGTGGTGGTCGACCTGGGCGCGGGCTCCGGCAAGTTCTCCGGCTATCTGGTGCGGACTGGCGCTTCTGTGATCGCAGTGGAACCCGTGCCGCAGATGTTGGAGAAGCTGACGCAGGCATGGCCTGACGTTATCAGTCACCTTGGTATGGCGGATGCCATTCCGCTTCCCGATGGTTCGGTGGACGCGGTGGTCTGCGCGCAGGCGTTCCATTGGTTCGCGCATGCCGGCGCCTTGAAGGAGATCTGCCGCGTCTTGAAGCCGGGTGGTCGGCTCGGCTTGATTTGGAACATGCGCGACACATCCGTCGGCTGGGTCAAACAGCTCAATGCGATCGTCGATCGCTACGAAGGCAACACGCCCCGTTACGCCAATGGCGATTGGAAGCAGGCCTTTCCGTTCGCCGGTTTCGGACCGATGCAGACGGTGCATTTCCGTTACGGCCACACCGGCGCACCGGAAGATGTCATCGTCAATCGTGTGCGCTCGACGAGCTTCATCGCGGCGCTGCCGAAAGATGAGGAAGCCAAAGTGGTGGCCGAGGTCCGCGCCTTGATCGAAGCAACGCCGGAGCTGAAAGGGCAGGGCACCGTGACAACGCCTTATGTCACCGACGCCTACAGCATGATCAAGGTCGCAGGGTAA
- a CDS encoding biotin/lipoyl-binding protein — MFIIFGSYLILVWLIFSKFKLLRLTWLSGSLAALICIFIIAIFAALLNSLTPTGRIVVGSRVVEVTPNVSGEVIAVPVKPNVSVKAGTVLFQIDPAPFQYKVRQLEAALVAAQHQADALQANLDQANANVTGLEKQVAFQQQRLADIAKLTKSGSATTFREQETLEQLDIATAQLQAAKAQRQSARAGLDSSINGINTTVIQTRAQLDDVKWELKQTTVKAPSDGYVSTMALAVGARALQARAAMSFIVQSDTTIVGTFLQNGFRTIQPGATVRLFFDAEPGRLYEATILAIPKGVGEGEIAVSGTLARVGSIGGTSAYPAVISIPPDTHPDVLRLGTSGTATVFSETAGVIGLIAHILLWAKSYAAYL; from the coding sequence TTGTTCATCATCTTCGGAAGCTATCTTATCCTGGTCTGGCTCATATTTTCTAAGTTCAAGCTGCTTCGGCTGACATGGCTGAGCGGAAGCCTGGCCGCGCTGATCTGCATCTTCATTATCGCCATTTTCGCAGCACTCTTGAACTCTCTCACGCCGACAGGACGTATCGTTGTCGGATCGCGCGTGGTCGAGGTGACGCCGAACGTCAGCGGCGAAGTCATAGCCGTTCCGGTCAAACCCAACGTGTCCGTCAAGGCCGGCACTGTACTTTTCCAGATTGACCCGGCGCCTTTTCAGTACAAGGTCCGGCAGCTCGAAGCGGCGCTCGTCGCCGCACAGCACCAGGCCGACGCACTTCAGGCCAACCTCGATCAGGCGAACGCGAATGTCACGGGGCTTGAGAAACAGGTCGCGTTCCAGCAACAGCGGCTGGCGGACATCGCGAAGCTGACGAAGAGCGGATCGGCAACGACGTTCCGCGAGCAGGAAACGCTCGAACAGCTCGACATCGCCACGGCACAGTTGCAGGCCGCCAAGGCCCAACGGCAAAGCGCGCGCGCAGGCCTCGATTCCTCCATCAATGGCATCAACACGACCGTCATTCAGACACGCGCCCAGCTTGACGATGTTAAGTGGGAGCTTAAGCAGACGACAGTCAAGGCGCCATCGGACGGCTATGTGAGCACCATGGCGCTCGCGGTCGGCGCTCGGGCGCTGCAAGCCCGCGCGGCGATGTCCTTCATCGTCCAGTCCGATACCACGATCGTCGGCACGTTCTTACAGAATGGGTTCCGCACCATTCAGCCGGGCGCCACCGTGCGACTGTTCTTCGATGCCGAACCGGGCCGCCTCTATGAGGCGACGATTCTGGCCATTCCAAAGGGCGTTGGCGAGGGCGAAATCGCGGTTTCAGGGACGCTGGCTCGGGTCGGATCGATCGGAGGTACGAGCGCCTATCCCGCAGTCATCTCGATCCCGCCAGATACCCATCCTGACGTGCTTCGCCTGGGAACATCGGGCACGGCGACCGTATTCTCCGAAACGGCCGGCGTCATTGGGCTGATCGCGCACATCCTGCTCTGGGCTAAGTCCTATGCGGCTTACCTGTGA
- a CDS encoding DUF2155 domain-containing protein: MKIDRAAAVLLAGALVAIASPASADKIKHPTAVFAGLDKITGRIISFDVAIDETVQFGTLQITPRACYTRPATEAPLTDGFVEAEEMISPTETKKLFAGWMFAASPGLHGIEHPVYDAWLTDCKGGKEVIADPTPARLDDPADVVTPPPPKPGTQPRPRRRETAPPAREVRPSLPPGQETMSEPQVLAPPPPRPSQNRSGPPGLIPPGDIPFDNRR, from the coding sequence ATGAAAATCGACAGAGCGGCGGCCGTCCTCCTGGCCGGCGCCTTGGTGGCAATCGCCTCGCCCGCCTCGGCCGACAAGATCAAGCATCCGACAGCCGTGTTCGCCGGTCTCGACAAGATCACCGGCCGGATCATTTCCTTCGATGTGGCGATCGACGAAACGGTGCAGTTCGGCACCCTGCAGATCACGCCGCGCGCCTGCTATACGCGCCCGGCCACCGAGGCGCCGCTGACCGACGGTTTCGTCGAGGCCGAGGAGATGATCTCGCCGACGGAAACCAAGAAACTGTTCGCCGGCTGGATGTTCGCCGCGAGCCCCGGCCTGCATGGCATTGAACACCCGGTCTATGATGCCTGGCTGACCGACTGCAAAGGTGGCAAGGAAGTCATTGCCGATCCGACACCGGCACGCCTCGACGATCCCGCAGACGTGGTGACGCCGCCGCCGCCAAAGCCTGGCACCCAGCCCCGTCCGCGCCGCCGCGAGACCGCGCCGCCGGCGCGCGAAGTGCGCCCGAGCCTGCCGCCGGGGCAGGAGACCATGTCGGAGCCGCAGGTTCTAGCGCCACCGCCGCCGCGCCCGTCGCAGAACCGCAGCGGGCCGCCGGGCCTGATCCCGCCGGGCGACATTCCCTTCGATAACAGGCGCTGA
- a CDS encoding NADH:ubiquinone oxidoreductase subunit NDUFA12, which yields MKWFLQFFTWWHGQTLNTKFNTWRKGELVGEDEFGNRYFRTKGGRLDPALGFERRWVIYPGISEASNVPPGWYGWLHHTVKEPPTRENYKPRDWQLPHKPNMTGTPDAYRPPGSTLSTGIRPPATGDYKAWTPGT from the coding sequence ATGAAATGGTTTCTGCAATTCTTTACCTGGTGGCACGGGCAAACGCTCAACACCAAGTTCAACACTTGGCGTAAGGGCGAGCTCGTCGGCGAAGACGAGTTCGGCAACCGCTATTTCCGCACCAAGGGCGGCCGGCTCGATCCGGCGCTTGGTTTCGAGCGGCGCTGGGTGATTTATCCTGGCATCAGCGAAGCTTCGAACGTGCCGCCGGGCTGGTATGGCTGGCTGCACCACACGGTGAAAGAGCCGCCGACCCGCGAGAACTACAAGCCGCGCGACTGGCAATTGCCCCATAAGCCGAACATGACCGGCACGCCGGATGCCTATCGTCCGCCGGGCTCAACCTTGAGCACAGGTATACGCCCGCCAGCGACGGGGGACTACAAGGCCTGGACACCGGGCACCTAG
- a CDS encoding P-loop NTPase fold protein: protein MSVELVHEEISRFLSRADPEVLCIRGKWGVGKTYTWSKQLEASQKAGKIDLHRYSYVSLFGVNTLDELKFAIFENVITLNEGIKKANLETLDAYVSKLGSWRKLTRIASSLPVLRNVFTTDATSLISFMTICDQIICIDDLERRGQKLDVNDVLGLISYLREQRNCKVVLILNDQQLDGDTKRDFEKNLEKVVDVSVVYEPPPEVSVDIAVASTDQISKDVRDRCIALGITNIRVMKRVLRFIASIQPLLKNYDPDVLKIAISSIVLFSWSHDQPEQAPSLAYLKNKAVDKFGLRPKNEVPPEEAAWNSLLEAYGYTWTDDFDLVLLKGVCDGYFDPERVRNTAQAVHDRIIATKADGSFGEAWNGYHDSFDDNQEEVLDDLYESFLKNARYITPTNLNGTIKLFKELGRAEQAKELLDYYMANRNEDRRFFDLDDNPFGDGIDDEDVRAAFVTRAAEAEALPDLAAVMAGIKDGWNEDQLNALATASIDEYKKVFKSHSGRQLRRILANVLQFDRIAGASDDMRRIPQRAREALQQIGSESAINARRVARFGVKVESAVGDRATVVPEPTEGQIVPDE from the coding sequence ATGTCCGTTGAACTGGTGCACGAGGAAATCTCACGGTTTCTCAGTCGAGCAGACCCCGAGGTTTTATGTATCCGTGGAAAGTGGGGAGTTGGAAAAACGTACACTTGGTCGAAGCAACTAGAAGCATCCCAAAAGGCTGGCAAAATAGATTTGCACCGATACTCCTACGTTTCACTTTTCGGAGTGAATACTCTTGACGAGCTGAAGTTTGCGATCTTCGAAAACGTGATCACGCTGAACGAAGGTATCAAGAAAGCAAATCTAGAAACCCTGGACGCATATGTTTCGAAGCTTGGCTCTTGGCGCAAGCTAACGAGAATAGCATCATCACTACCAGTGCTCAGAAATGTGTTCACCACCGACGCGACGTCACTCATCTCGTTCATGACGATCTGTGACCAAATCATTTGCATCGACGATCTCGAACGTCGGGGACAAAAGCTCGACGTCAATGACGTGCTGGGCTTGATTTCCTATTTGCGAGAACAGCGGAATTGCAAGGTTGTCTTGATCCTGAACGACCAACAACTGGATGGAGACACCAAACGTGACTTCGAGAAGAACCTTGAAAAAGTGGTCGATGTATCGGTCGTCTATGAGCCACCGCCGGAGGTGTCGGTAGACATCGCAGTTGCCAGTACCGACCAAATCAGCAAGGACGTACGTGATCGTTGTATCGCTCTCGGCATCACCAACATTCGCGTCATGAAGCGAGTTCTCCGCTTCATAGCATCTATCCAACCCCTTCTAAAGAACTACGATCCCGATGTTCTGAAGATCGCGATCAGTTCTATTGTACTATTCTCATGGTCTCATGATCAACCCGAGCAGGCACCGTCATTAGCGTACCTCAAAAACAAGGCGGTAGATAAGTTTGGGTTACGACCAAAGAACGAAGTTCCGCCAGAGGAAGCGGCATGGAATAGCCTACTTGAAGCTTACGGCTATACATGGACCGACGATTTCGATCTGGTGCTGTTGAAGGGTGTTTGCGATGGATATTTTGATCCGGAGCGCGTGAGAAATACTGCGCAGGCGGTTCATGACCGCATAATAGCGACGAAGGCCGATGGGTCTTTCGGAGAAGCATGGAATGGCTATCACGATTCATTCGACGACAATCAGGAAGAGGTTTTGGATGACCTCTATGAGTCCTTCCTGAAAAATGCCCGGTACATCACCCCAACAAACCTGAATGGTACGATTAAGCTATTCAAGGAACTAGGACGCGCAGAACAAGCGAAGGAGCTACTAGATTATTATATGGCCAATCGAAATGAGGATCGAAGGTTCTTTGATCTAGACGATAACCCGTTTGGCGATGGCATCGATGACGAGGATGTCCGAGCAGCATTTGTTACGCGCGCCGCTGAAGCCGAAGCCCTTCCCGACTTGGCCGCAGTCATGGCGGGCATCAAAGATGGTTGGAATGAAGATCAGTTAAATGCTCTCGCGACCGCATCCATTGACGAGTATAAAAAAGTGTTCAAGTCGCATTCGGGACGACAGTTGCGACGAATACTCGCCAATGTGCTTCAATTCGACCGTATAGCAGGGGCTTCAGATGACATGCGGAGAATTCCACAGCGCGCGAGAGAGGCGCTCCAGCAGATCGGCTCAGAGTCCGCGATCAATGCCCGGCGCGTTGCTCGTTTTGGCGTGAAGGTTGAATCTGCCGTCGGTGATCGTGCGACCGTTGTTCCCGAACCAACAGAAGGTCAGATCGTGCCGGATGAGTAG
- a CDS encoding vitamin B12-dependent ribonucleotide reductase has protein sequence MRIERRYTKANQSPYAELEFRKAKSEIRNPDGSVVFLLDGIDVPADWSQVACDVIAQKYFRKAGVPARLKKVEENDVPSFLWRSVADEEALAELPKDARYGSEMTSTQVFDRLAGTWAYWGWKGKYFDTEDDAQAFLDEMRFMLASQMAAPNSPQWFNTGLHWAYGIDGPGQGHYYVDPFTGKLTKSKSSYEHPQPHACFIQSVADDLVNEGGIMDLWVREARLFKYGSGTGSNFSRLRGENEKLSGGGKSSGLMSFLKIGDRAAGAIKSGGTTRRAAKMVVVDADHPDIEAYIDWKVKEEEKVASLVTGSKIVKKHMAAVMKACVNCEGPGDDCYNPEKNPALKKAVKLARRDSVPDGYMKRVIQFARQGYTEIAFDTYDTDWDSEAYLTVAGQNSNNSVRVTDEFLRAVEKDGDWNLIRRTDGKLHKTLKAKDLWEKIGYAAWASADPGIQYHTTINDWHTCPASGPIIASNPCSEYMFLDDTACNLASLNLLQFRHPETGAFDVTGYEHTVRLWTIVLEIAVMMAQFPSKEIARLSYDYRTLGLGYANVGGLLMSSGLGYDSDEGRAIVGALSAIMTGVCYETSAEMAKELGPFPGHKPNAEQMLRVIRNHRRAAHGEAAGYETIAVAPVPLDHASLIKLGSNWSALSEHSKTAWDRALAKGEQHGYRNAQTTVVAPTGTIGLVMDCDTTGIEPDFALVKFKKLAGGGYFKIINRAVPEALRVLGYSPSQIAEIEAYAVGHASLAQAPAINTSTLKARGFTDEKLDVLAKSLKSAFDIKFVFNKWTLGADFLTGALKVPAEKLDDPAFELLAFLGFSRAEIEACNTHVCGAMTLEGAPFLKVEHYNVFDCANPCGRTGKRYLSVESHIRMMAAAQPFITGAISKTINMPNDATVEDCKESYMLSWRLGLKANALYRDGSKLSQPLNSQLISDEDDEEDDAVENLVQLPNAARAAQVAEKIVERIVERVERTRERERLPDRRKGYTQKAVVGGHKVYLRTGEYTDGRIGEIFIDMHKEGAAFRSLMNNFAIAISVGLQYGVPLEEYVDAFTFTRFEPAGFVQGNDAIKNATSILDYVFRELAISYLNRNDLAHVEPADIGSTGIGGGEDQSRGQNAPLVSSGFVRGKQDRLMLVKTAGGKDEPVARAHGADAPTALRDTAEVVETLNWQAPVAANSTTAAAPSVADRRAEARMKGYVGEACPECQNFTLVRNGTCLKCDTCGSTTGCS, from the coding sequence ATGCGGATCGAACGTCGTTACACCAAAGCCAATCAATCGCCTTATGCCGAACTTGAGTTCCGTAAGGCCAAGAGTGAGATCCGCAACCCGGACGGCTCTGTCGTCTTCCTGCTCGACGGTATCGACGTACCCGCCGACTGGAGCCAAGTCGCTTGCGACGTCATCGCCCAGAAGTATTTCCGCAAGGCCGGAGTCCCCGCCCGCCTGAAGAAGGTTGAAGAGAACGACGTCCCCTCGTTCCTCTGGCGCTCGGTCGCCGACGAAGAAGCCCTCGCCGAATTGCCCAAGGACGCCCGCTACGGCAGCGAAATGACCTCGACGCAGGTCTTCGACCGTTTGGCCGGCACCTGGGCCTATTGGGGCTGGAAGGGCAAATATTTCGACACCGAAGACGACGCCCAGGCCTTCCTCGATGAAATGCGCTTCATGCTGGCGAGCCAGATGGCCGCGCCGAATTCGCCGCAATGGTTCAACACCGGCCTGCATTGGGCCTATGGCATCGATGGCCCGGGCCAGGGCCATTATTATGTCGACCCGTTCACCGGCAAGCTGACCAAGTCGAAGAGCTCCTACGAGCATCCGCAACCGCACGCTTGCTTCATCCAGTCCGTCGCTGACGATCTCGTCAACGAAGGCGGCATCATGGACCTTTGGGTGCGTGAAGCGCGCCTGTTCAAATACGGCTCGGGCACCGGCTCCAACTTCTCGCGCCTGCGCGGCGAGAACGAAAAGCTTTCCGGCGGCGGCAAGTCCTCCGGCCTGATGAGCTTCCTGAAGATCGGCGATCGCGCCGCCGGTGCCATCAAGTCGGGTGGCACGACGCGCCGCGCCGCCAAAATGGTCGTGGTCGACGCCGACCATCCCGATATCGAAGCCTATATCGACTGGAAGGTGAAGGAAGAGGAGAAGGTGGCTTCCCTCGTCACCGGCTCGAAGATCGTCAAGAAGCACATGGCCGCCGTCATGAAGGCCTGCGTCAATTGCGAAGGCCCGGGCGACGATTGCTACAACCCGGAAAAGAACCCGGCGCTGAAGAAGGCCGTGAAACTCGCCCGCCGCGACAGCGTGCCCGACGGCTATATGAAGCGCGTCATCCAGTTCGCGCGTCAGGGCTATACCGAGATCGCCTTCGACACCTATGACACCGACTGGGATTCGGAAGCCTATCTGACGGTCGCCGGCCAGAACTCGAACAACTCGGTGCGCGTCACCGATGAATTCCTGCGCGCCGTCGAGAAAGACGGCGACTGGAACCTGATCCGCCGCACCGACGGCAAGCTGCACAAGACCCTCAAGGCGAAGGATCTCTGGGAAAAGATCGGCTATGCCGCCTGGGCCTCGGCCGATCCGGGCATCCAGTATCACACCACCATCAACGACTGGCACACCTGCCCGGCCTCGGGTCCGATCATCGCGTCGAACCCCTGCTCCGAATATATGTTCCTCGACGACACCGCCTGTAACCTTGCCTCGCTGAACCTGCTGCAGTTCCGTCATCCGGAAACCGGCGCGTTCGATGTGACGGGCTATGAGCACACCGTGCGCCTGTGGACCATCGTGCTCGAAATCGCGGTGATGATGGCGCAGTTCCCGTCGAAGGAAATCGCCCGCCTCTCCTACGACTACCGCACGCTCGGCCTCGGCTACGCCAATGTCGGCGGCCTGCTGATGTCGTCGGGCCTCGGCTATGACAGCGACGAAGGCCGCGCCATCGTCGGTGCGCTCTCGGCCATCATGACCGGCGTCTGCTACGAAACCTCGGCCGAAATGGCCAAGGAGCTCGGCCCCTTCCCCGGCCATAAGCCGAACGCCGAGCAGATGCTGCGCGTCATCCGCAACCATCGCCGCGCCGCCCATGGCGAAGCGGCGGGTTATGAGACGATCGCCGTCGCGCCGGTGCCGCTCGATCACGCCTCGCTGATCAAGCTCGGCTCCAACTGGAGCGCTCTGTCGGAACATTCCAAGACCGCCTGGGACCGGGCGCTGGCCAAGGGCGAACAGCACGGCTATCGCAACGCCCAGACCACCGTCGTCGCGCCCACCGGCACGATCGGCCTGGTCATGGATTGCGACACCACCGGCATCGAGCCTGACTTCGCCCTCGTAAAATTCAAGAAGCTCGCCGGCGGCGGCTATTTCAAGATCATCAACCGCGCCGTGCCAGAAGCGCTGCGCGTGCTTGGTTACTCGCCTTCGCAGATCGCCGAGATCGAAGCCTATGCTGTGGGACATGCCTCGCTGGCGCAAGCGCCCGCCATCAACACTTCTACGTTGAAGGCGCGCGGCTTCACCGACGAAAAACTCGACGTGCTGGCGAAATCGCTGAAGAGCGCCTTCGACATCAAGTTCGTCTTCAACAAGTGGACGCTCGGCGCCGACTTCCTCACCGGCGCGCTGAAAGTGCCGGCGGAAAAGCTCGACGATCCGGCTTTCGAGCTGCTGGCCTTCTTGGGCTTCTCGCGCGCCGAAATCGAAGCCTGCAACACGCACGTGTGCGGCGCCATGACGCTCGAAGGCGCGCCCTTCCTGAAGGTCGAACATTACAACGTGTTCGATTGCGCCAATCCGTGCGGCCGCACCGGCAAGCGTTACCTGTCGGTGGAAAGCCACATCCGCATGATGGCGGCGGCGCAACCCTTCATCACCGGCGCGATCTCGAAGACGATCAACATGCCCAACGATGCGACGGTGGAGGATTGCAAGGAATCCTACATGCTGTCGTGGCGCCTTGGCCTGAAGGCCAACGCGCTCTATCGTGACGGCTCGAAACTGTCGCAGCCGCTCAACTCGCAGCTCATCTCCGATGAGGACGACGAGGAAGACGATGCGGTCGAGAATCTCGTGCAACTGCCCAATGCCGCCCGCGCGGCCCAGGTGGCCGAGAAGATCGTCGAGCGCATCGTCGAACGGGTCGAGCGCACGCGCGAGCGTGAGCGCCTGCCCGATCGCCGCAAGGGCTACACCCAAAAGGCGGTTGTCGGTGGCCACAAGGTCTATCTGCGCACCGGCGAATATACCGATGGCCGCATCGGCGAAATCTTCATCGACATGCACAAGGAAGGTGCTGCCTTCCGCTCGCTGATGAACAATTTCGCCATCGCCATCTCGGTCGGCCTGCAATATGGCGTGCCGTTGGAGGAATATGTCGACGCCTTCACCTTCACCCGCTTCGAACCGGCGGGCTTCGTGCAGGGCAATGACGCGATCAAGAACGCCACGTCGATCCTCGACTATGTGTTCCGCGAACTCGCCATTTCCTACCTCAACCGCAACGACCTCGCCCACGTCGAACCAGCCGACATCGGCTCGACCGGCATCGGCGGCGGCGAAGACCAGAGCCGCGGCCAGAACGCGCCACTCGTCTCCTCGGGCTTCGTGCGCGGCAAGCAGGATCGACTGATGCTGGTGAAGACCGCCGGCGGCAAGGACGAACCCGTGGCCCGCGCCCACGGCGCGGACGCGCCGACCGCTCTGCGCGACACGGCAGAAGTGGTGGAAACGCTGAACTGGCAAGCGCCGGTGGCAGCAAACTCTACGACAGCCGCCGCGCCGTCCGTCGCCGACCGCCGCGCCGAAGCGCGCATGAAAGGCTATGTCGGCGAGGCCTGCCCCGAGTGCCAGAACTTCACGCTGGTACGGAACGGGACGTGTCTGAAGTGCGACACGTGTGGAAGCACGACCGGGTGTTCGTAA